One stretch of Sinomonas terrae DNA includes these proteins:
- a CDS encoding pyruvate carboxylase, which translates to MFSKILVANRGEIAIRAFRAGYELGAKTVAVFPYEDRNSIHRQKADEAYLIGEEGHPVRAYLDVEEIIRVAQEAGADAIYPGYGFLSENPGLARAAAEAGITFVGPPAEVLELAGHKVHALEAARKAGIPVLKSSAPSSNADELIEAADSIGFPIFVKAVAGGGGRGMRRVDTREALPEALNAAMREADAAFGDPTVFLEQAVLRPRHIEVQVLADGEGNVVHLFERDCSLQRRHQKVVEIAPAPQLDESIRQALYADAVKFAKALGYVNAGTVEFLVDTVGDRAGQHVFIEMNPRIQVEHTVTEEVTDVDLVQAQLRIASGETLADLGLSQESIHLKGAALQCRITTEDPANGFRPDVGKITGYRSAGGAGVRLDGGTVYQGAEISPHFDSMLVKLTCRGRDYPTAVKRARRALAEFRIRGVSTNIPFLQAVLDDKDFVAGNVATSFIDERPELLHARSSADRGTKLLTWLADVTVNKPNGELTVHADPRDKLPAVDLSSAPAGSRQRLLELGPEGFAKALREQTPVAVTDTTFRDAHQSLLATRVRTRDLVAAGPAVSVLTPQLLSVEAWGGATYDVALRFLGEDPWQRLAALRAAIPNICIQMLLRGRNTVGYTPYPEEVTDAFVKEAAETGIDIFRIFDALNDVNQMAPAIRAVRETGTAVAEVALCYTGDLLDPNEKLYTLDYYLDLAQKIVDAGAHILAIKDMAGLLRPAAAAKLVTALRERFDLPVHLHTHDTAGGQLATLLAAVDAGVDAVDVASASLAGTTSQPPASALVAALAHTPRDTGISLESVSALEPYWEAVRRVYAPFESGLPGPTGRVYRHEIPGGQLSNLRQQAIALGLGERFEAIEDMYTAADRILGHLVKVTPSSKVVGDLALHLVGLNADPAEFQENPQKYDIPDSVIGFLGGELGDPPGGWPEPFRSKALQGRTVKVREETLSAEDSEALSADSATRRATLNRLLFPGPTKEYLANRETYGNLSVLDTRDYLYGFQRGKEHVIELERGVRLIAQLEAVSEPDEKGMRTVLALLNGQSRPVSVRDRSVESNVAQAEKADPTNPNHVAAPFAGAVTVTAKEGDVVKAGDTVATIEAMKMEASITTPAAGTVSRIVMNGVQQVQGGDLLLVVKGS; encoded by the coding sequence GTGTTCTCGAAAATTCTGGTGGCCAATCGCGGAGAGATCGCTATCCGAGCGTTCCGCGCAGGCTACGAACTTGGTGCCAAGACCGTTGCCGTATTCCCCTACGAAGACCGCAACTCAATCCATCGTCAGAAAGCGGACGAGGCCTACCTCATCGGCGAGGAGGGCCACCCTGTTCGCGCTTACCTGGACGTCGAGGAGATCATCCGCGTCGCCCAGGAAGCCGGCGCGGACGCCATCTACCCGGGCTACGGCTTCCTCTCTGAGAATCCCGGGCTTGCGCGCGCCGCGGCGGAAGCTGGCATCACGTTCGTCGGGCCGCCGGCCGAGGTCCTCGAGCTCGCAGGCCACAAGGTCCATGCGCTTGAGGCCGCCCGCAAGGCGGGAATCCCCGTGCTCAAGTCAAGCGCGCCGAGTTCCAACGCCGACGAGCTCATCGAAGCTGCTGATTCGATCGGCTTCCCGATCTTCGTCAAGGCCGTCGCCGGCGGGGGCGGGCGTGGAATGCGGCGTGTCGATACGCGAGAGGCCCTTCCCGAAGCGCTCAACGCCGCGATGCGCGAAGCGGACGCCGCCTTCGGCGATCCGACGGTCTTCCTCGAGCAGGCCGTCCTGCGTCCCCGCCACATCGAGGTCCAGGTTCTCGCGGACGGCGAGGGCAATGTCGTGCACCTGTTCGAGCGCGACTGTTCCCTTCAGCGCCGCCACCAGAAGGTCGTCGAGATCGCTCCCGCGCCCCAGCTCGACGAATCAATCCGTCAGGCCCTCTACGCGGATGCGGTCAAGTTCGCGAAGGCTCTCGGCTATGTCAACGCAGGGACCGTCGAGTTCCTCGTCGACACCGTCGGGGACCGCGCGGGCCAGCACGTGTTCATCGAGATGAATCCCCGCATCCAGGTCGAGCACACCGTGACCGAGGAGGTGACGGACGTCGACCTCGTCCAGGCGCAGCTCCGCATCGCCTCCGGCGAGACCTTGGCGGACCTCGGCCTCTCGCAGGAGTCGATCCACCTCAAGGGCGCGGCGCTCCAGTGCCGCATCACGACCGAGGACCCGGCAAACGGGTTCCGCCCCGACGTCGGGAAGATCACCGGCTACCGCTCCGCGGGCGGCGCGGGGGTGCGGCTCGACGGCGGCACCGTCTACCAGGGGGCGGAGATCAGCCCCCACTTCGACTCGATGCTCGTCAAGCTCACGTGCCGTGGGCGCGACTACCCGACTGCGGTCAAGCGTGCGCGTCGCGCCCTCGCCGAGTTCCGAATCCGAGGGGTGTCCACCAACATCCCGTTCCTTCAGGCCGTGCTGGACGACAAGGACTTCGTCGCAGGAAACGTCGCGACTTCCTTCATCGACGAGCGGCCCGAACTGCTTCACGCACGGAGCTCCGCAGACCGCGGAACCAAGCTGCTCACGTGGCTCGCCGACGTAACCGTCAACAAGCCGAACGGCGAGCTCACGGTGCACGCTGATCCGCGCGATAAGCTCCCTGCCGTCGATCTGTCGAGTGCGCCCGCCGGCTCACGGCAGCGCCTCCTCGAACTGGGTCCTGAGGGCTTCGCGAAGGCCCTCCGCGAGCAGACCCCGGTCGCGGTGACCGATACGACGTTCCGGGACGCGCACCAGTCGCTCCTTGCGACCCGCGTCCGGACCCGCGACCTCGTCGCGGCGGGCCCGGCGGTCTCGGTCCTCACCCCGCAACTGCTCTCGGTGGAGGCGTGGGGCGGGGCGACCTATGACGTCGCGCTCCGCTTCCTCGGCGAGGACCCATGGCAGCGCCTTGCTGCCCTCCGCGCCGCCATCCCGAACATCTGCATCCAGATGCTCCTCCGTGGCCGCAACACTGTCGGCTACACCCCGTACCCGGAGGAGGTCACCGACGCCTTCGTCAAGGAGGCCGCCGAGACCGGAATCGACATCTTCCGCATCTTCGACGCGCTCAACGACGTGAACCAGATGGCGCCCGCGATCCGCGCTGTGCGCGAGACGGGTACTGCCGTCGCAGAGGTGGCCCTGTGCTACACGGGTGACCTCCTTGACCCGAACGAGAAGCTCTACACTCTCGACTACTATCTCGACCTCGCGCAGAAGATCGTCGACGCCGGGGCGCACATCCTCGCGATCAAGGACATGGCGGGGCTCCTGCGTCCGGCCGCGGCTGCGAAGCTCGTGACCGCCCTGCGCGAACGGTTCGACCTCCCGGTCCATCTGCACACGCACGACACGGCGGGCGGACAGCTCGCGACGCTCCTCGCCGCCGTGGATGCCGGGGTCGACGCCGTCGACGTCGCCTCGGCGTCGCTCGCCGGCACGACAAGCCAGCCCCCGGCGTCGGCCCTCGTTGCCGCCCTCGCGCACACGCCGCGGGACACCGGCATCTCGCTCGAGTCCGTGAGTGCGCTCGAGCCCTATTGGGAGGCCGTGCGCCGCGTGTACGCTCCGTTCGAGTCCGGCCTTCCGGGCCCGACCGGGCGCGTGTACCGCCACGAGATCCCGGGTGGCCAGCTTTCGAACCTGCGCCAGCAGGCCATCGCGCTGGGCCTCGGCGAGCGTTTCGAGGCGATCGAGGACATGTACACGGCGGCCGACCGAATTCTCGGTCACCTCGTGAAGGTCACACCGTCGTCGAAGGTCGTCGGAGACCTCGCGCTCCACCTTGTCGGCCTCAACGCGGACCCGGCCGAGTTCCAGGAGAACCCGCAGAAGTACGACATCCCGGACTCGGTCATCGGCTTCCTCGGCGGCGAGCTCGGCGACCCGCCCGGCGGCTGGCCCGAGCCATTCCGCAGCAAGGCGCTGCAGGGGCGCACTGTGAAGGTCCGTGAGGAGACCCTGAGCGCCGAGGATTCCGAGGCCCTCAGCGCGGACTCCGCAACGCGCCGCGCAACGCTCAACCGGCTCCTCTTCCCCGGCCCGACCAAGGAGTACCTCGCCAACCGCGAGACGTACGGCAACCTGTCCGTGCTCGACACGCGCGACTACCTGTACGGGTTCCAGCGCGGCAAGGAGCACGTGATCGAGCTCGAGCGTGGGGTCCGGCTCATCGCGCAGCTCGAGGCCGTCTCCGAGCCCGACGAGAAGGGCATGCGGACGGTTCTGGCCCTCCTCAACGGCCAGTCGCGGCCGGTATCGGTCCGCGACCGCTCGGTCGAGAGCAATGTCGCGCAAGCGGAGAAGGCCGATCCGACCAACCCGAACCACGTTGCCGCGCCATTCGCCGGCGCCGTGACGGTGACGGCCAAGGAAGGCGATGTCGTCAAGGCGGGAGATACCGTCGCCACCATCGAGGCGATGAAGATGGAGGCATCCATCACGACCCCGGCGGCAGGTACTGTCTCGCGGATCGTGATGAACGGCGTGCAGCAGGTCCAGGGCGGCGATCTCCTTCTGGTGGTCAAGGGCTCCTGA
- a CDS encoding ParA family protein, whose translation MQVVSISSLKGGVGKTSVTTGLASAALAAGIPTLVVDLDPHADASTALGVASEGKLEVGRMLKSPRRVKLFDNIVSSSWVRRAASLEGRGTRKLDVAFGGSLSSLYDRPDLGRRDLRRLSQMLDGLDDYGLVLIDCPPSLNGLTRMAWNASNRVLLVAEPGLFSVAGTERTMRAIQLFRQEFAPKLAPAGIIANRVRASSTEHAYRLEEMKQMFGPLLLAPHIPELANWQQIQGAAHAVHHWPGDAARTTAALYDQLLKAVIKQSQEFRPRASR comes from the coding sequence GTGCAAGTAGTCAGCATCAGCAGCCTCAAAGGTGGGGTTGGTAAGACGTCTGTGACCACGGGACTGGCATCGGCGGCACTCGCCGCCGGAATCCCGACCCTCGTCGTCGACCTCGACCCCCACGCCGATGCTTCTACCGCCCTCGGGGTGGCCTCGGAGGGCAAGCTCGAGGTCGGCCGGATGCTGAAATCTCCGCGCCGGGTGAAGCTTTTCGACAACATCGTCAGCAGCAGCTGGGTCCGGCGAGCGGCCAGCCTCGAGGGCAGGGGTACCCGCAAGCTCGATGTTGCGTTCGGTGGATCCCTGAGCAGCCTGTACGACCGCCCCGACCTCGGCCGCCGCGACCTCCGCCGTCTCTCGCAGATGCTCGATGGGCTCGACGACTACGGTCTCGTGCTCATCGACTGCCCGCCGTCACTCAACGGTCTGACCCGGATGGCGTGGAACGCCAGCAACCGGGTTCTCCTCGTCGCGGAACCGGGGCTGTTCTCGGTCGCCGGCACCGAGAGGACCATGCGGGCAATCCAGCTCTTCCGTCAGGAGTTCGCCCCGAAGCTCGCGCCCGCGGGCATCATTGCTAACCGGGTGCGCGCCTCCTCGACTGAGCATGCCTACCGGCTCGAGGAGATGAAGCAGATGTTCGGCCCTCTCCTCCTCGCCCCGCACATCCCCGAACTCGCTAACTGGCAGCAGATCCAGGGCGCGGCCCACGCAGTCCACCACTGGCCGGGAGACGCGGCGCGCACGACCGCCGCCCTCTACGACCAGCTGCTCAAGGCTGTCATCAAGCAGAGCCAGGAGTTCCGTCCTCGCGCCTCTCGCTGA
- a CDS encoding MerR family transcriptional regulator: MSPKGESGKLRQISGPGADVPVGEQGLLFSEDLPVLDEEAGYRGPTACKAAGITYRQLDYWARTGLVEPTVRGAAGSGSQRLYGFRDILVLKVVKRLLDTGVSLQQIRIAVGHLRERGVEDLAQITLMSDGASVYECTSADEVIDLVQGGQGVFGIAVGRVWREVEGSLAELPSEHAEDQTFPGDELGRRRAARKTG, encoded by the coding sequence GTGAGTCCCAAGGGCGAGTCGGGAAAGCTGCGTCAGATCAGCGGACCCGGCGCTGATGTCCCCGTCGGCGAGCAGGGCCTGTTGTTCAGTGAGGACCTGCCTGTGCTCGACGAAGAAGCGGGCTACCGTGGCCCTACCGCGTGCAAGGCGGCAGGCATTACGTATCGGCAGCTCGACTACTGGGCCCGCACCGGCCTCGTCGAACCGACGGTCCGCGGCGCCGCTGGCAGCGGATCGCAGCGGCTGTACGGCTTCCGTGACATCCTTGTGCTCAAGGTCGTCAAGCGCCTTCTCGACACGGGGGTGTCGCTGCAGCAGATCCGGATCGCCGTCGGGCACCTACGCGAACGCGGGGTCGAGGACCTCGCCCAGATCACCCTCATGAGCGACGGCGCCTCAGTCTATGAGTGCACGTCGGCGGATGAAGTCATCGACCTTGTGCAAGGCGGTCAGGGCGTCTTCGGGATTGCAGTCGGCCGCGTGTGGCGCGAGGTCGAGGGCAGCCTCGCCGAACTGCCCAGCGAGCACGCCGAAGACCAGACATTCCCGGGCGACGAGCTCGGCCGGCGTCGGGCTGCCCGGAAGACCGGCTGA
- a CDS encoding bifunctional nuclease family protein, producing the protein MIEVEVVGVRIELPSNQPLVLLKEKQGERHLPIWIGTAEASAIALAQQHVVPPRPLTHDLLVNVVHGLGRQVVSATIVAVQDSVFYAQLGFDDGTVIESRASDALAVALRVDCRIWCADAVLEEAGVQLAEGSEEGAEEASPSPEEEEREMRRFREFLADVEPEDFDE; encoded by the coding sequence ATGATCGAAGTAGAGGTCGTCGGCGTGCGCATCGAGCTGCCGTCCAACCAGCCGCTCGTCCTCCTCAAGGAGAAGCAAGGTGAACGGCACCTCCCCATCTGGATCGGCACTGCGGAAGCCAGCGCGATCGCACTTGCCCAGCAGCACGTCGTCCCGCCCCGGCCGCTCACGCACGATCTGCTCGTGAACGTCGTGCACGGCCTCGGCCGCCAAGTCGTGAGCGCGACGATTGTCGCAGTCCAGGACAGTGTCTTCTACGCCCAGCTCGGTTTCGATGACGGCACGGTCATCGAGTCGCGCGCCTCGGACGCACTCGCCGTCGCCCTTCGCGTGGACTGCCGTATCTGGTGCGCGGACGCCGTCCTCGAGGAGGCAGGCGTCCAGCTCGCCGAAGGCAGTGAGGAAGGCGCCGAGGAGGCCTCTCCGAGCCCCGAGGAGGAAGAGCGCGAGATGCGCCGCTTCCGCGAGTTCCTCGCGGACGTGGAACCCGAGGACTTCGACGAGTGA